From Mya arenaria isolate MELC-2E11 chromosome 12, ASM2691426v1, the proteins below share one genomic window:
- the LOC128210566 gene encoding G-protein coupled receptor dmsr-1-like → MVPNVNVTSADGILNVQPSGLMELSIGYAMVHGYISACVCMFGFLANIANIVVLTRPNMISSTNIILTWLAVADLFTMLDYFPFAMHFYIFKDSDLEFPKTRGYGWIIYLLFHASFSVVCHSAAIWLTITLATFRFICIWFPTTGRQHCSVPRAKQCVAVIICVIIVLCIPNIIINNFAPYNKNANTNRTHFDICYTISYRRGGAFDHVDMINKMIQATIFKIVPSILLTLLTVLLMTAMHTAYKKRMRLRNQGRREESDRHGEHNRTTGMLLAIVVLFFITELPQGILTILTLISDNFFYQVYLPLGDIFDIMALSNNAINFVLYCTMSRQFRVTFVATFCRFCPKKRPGWMPMKLVSSKTEQNGINSVTEQTHV, encoded by the coding sequence ATGGTTCCCAACGTGAACGTAACTTCTGCTGACGGCATACTGAACGTTCAGCCGTCGGGACTGATGGAGTTATCGATAGGTTATGCTATGGTACATGGCTACATCAGTGcgtgtgtatgtatgtttggATTTTTAGcaaatatagcaaatattgTAGTTCTTACCAGACCAAATATGATTAGCtctacaaatataattttgacttGGCTTGCTGTAGCTGATCTGTTTACCATGTTGGACTATTTCCCTTTCGCCATGCACTTCTACATATTCAAAGACAGTGATTTGGAATTTCCCAAAACAAGAGGCTATGGATGgattatatatcttttatttcatGCCAGTTTCAGCGTTGTGTGCCATTCAGCAGCTATCTGGTTGACTATAACATTAGCAACATTTCGATTCATTTGCATCTGGTTTCCAACGACTGGAAGACAACATTGCTCTGTACCTAGAGCAAAACAGTGTGTCGCTGTGATTATATGCGTTATCATTGTATTGTGTATACCCAATATCATCATAAATAACTTCGCACCATATAACAAAAATGCCAATACTAATAGaacacattttgatatttgttacacTATTTCGTACAGACGCGGAGGTGCCTTTGACCATGTTGACATGattaacaaaatgatacaaGCAACTATCTTTAAAATCGTCCCCAGTATTTTGCTTACACTATTGACAGTTTTGCTCATGACGGCCATGCACACTGCCTACAAGAAACGGATGCGTCTCCGGAACCAGGGTCGTCGTGAAGAGTCAGACCGGCACGGTGAACACAACCGAACCACCGGTATGCTCCTGGCCATCGTCGTACTTTTCTTCATCACTGAACTGCCACAAGGAATACTGACAATACTAACTCTGATCAGTGACAATTTTTTCTACCAAGTGTATTTGCCTTTGGGAGATATTTTTGACATAATGGCTCTTAGTAACAATGCTATTAACTTTGTTCTGTACTGCACTATGTCACGGCAGTTTAGAGTAACATTTGTCGCAACATTCTGTAGGTTTTGTCCAAAGAAGCGGCCCGGATGGATGCCAATGAAATTGGTCAGCTCTAAAACAGAACAAAACGGCATTAATTCGGTAACGGAACAAACCCACGTGTAG